The Nocardia sp. NBC_01329 sequence CGTCCGGCACTGCTCCAGATAGTCCACACTCACCGCGGGCGGCAACGCGACCGGGCGGCCGAGTTTCGCGGCCCGGGGCTGAATCCACTGGTACGCCGAGCGTATGACGCGGCGCAGGCCCGAGGGCCGGAGATAGCGGATGAGTTCCCGCAGCGCGGTGGGCAGGGGCGAGGGCAGCGAATCCATACCGCCGACAGCGAACACCACGGCACCGGCGCGCGGAACGGCCGCCCACACCCGCGGGTCACCGATCAGGGCCCAGTAGGCATCCCGGCAGGTCCAGCCGATCCGGGCGACGATTTCGACATCCCAATCCAGTTCGGCCGCCACCAGATTCGGCCAGATACGGGGATGGTCGGCCGGTAGGCCGCCCTTCGGGCCGTAATACGACAACGAGTCCGCGATCACCAGCAGCACGGGTCGTGTCGTAGCGGTGTCGCCGGACGGGGCGGTGGCCGCCGGATCCGTGGTGACGCTCCCGGCCGAGCCGAGTGCGGCACCGCTTCCGGTGCCCGGGATCGTCGCCGGGGCACTCGTTTCCGGTTCGGCACCGGGATCGGGCACGGGCGCGCCCTCCGACGTGGATGTCACCGCGCGACCCTCCTGGTGTTCAGACTGCTCTCCGCACGTCGCCTTCGTCGGCGGGCCCGGTGTCCTCGACGGTTTCGGCCGCCTCCTGCCCGGGCGCCGGGCCGAACAGGGCGTCGGGTAGAGCACGCTCCGGTTTCGCGGATACCTTCCGGAACAGTTCGTCCGGTATCTGCCTGTTCAGGTCTTCAGATGACATCGGGTGCTACTTTCGCCGCTGCGTTCCACACATCGAGACGCCAGCCGGGCTTTTCCAGGCTCGGGCCATGGCTGCTCAGCTGCACCCAGCTGGCATTGGCCAGGCCGCCGAGGGCCGGCCAGTTCCGCGGCGGCAGATCGAGCAGCGCGGCCGTGAGCGCGGCGATCAGCCCGCCGTGCGCCACGAGAATCATAGTGGCGCCGGGCCAATCCTGCCGGTCGTCGAACAATTCCTGCACCACGGGCAGCGCGCGGGCACCGACCTCCAGTTTCGATTCACCGCCGGGCGGGGTGAAGGTCGCGTCCATCCGCCACTCCAGCCGGGCACCCGGGTAGAGGGAGTCGACCTCGATATCCCCCATCCCCTGCCAGTCCCCGAGATGGGTCTCCCGCAACCGCGGTTCCCGGACCACCTCGAGCCCGGAATGCTCCGACAACGCCTGGGCGGTATCGTAGGCCCGCCTCAGATCGGAGGAGATCAAGCCGATCGCCTTGTGGGAAACCAGTTCCCGCGCCGCTTCTTTCGCTTGCCACCGGCCCAGATCGGTGAGATCTGTGTCGATCTGTCCTTG is a genomic window containing:
- the octT gene encoding diglucosylglycerate octanoyltransferase yields the protein MLLVIADSLSYYGPKGGLPADHPRIWPNLVAAELDWDVEIVARIGWTCRDAYWALIGDPRVWAAVPRAGAVVFAVGGMDSLPSPLPTALRELIRYLRPSGLRRVIRSAYQWIQPRAAKLGRPVALPPAVSVDYLEQCRTALGHLRPELPVVAVLPSVHDCAAYGRVHSGREPAVRALEAWSARTGVPLVDLKAAVRDNIFSGAANPDGIHWGWDGHTEVAKAMVKTLQEVG
- a CDS encoding histidine phosphatase family protein, producing the protein MRQKTGARTLILLRHGQTEWNANDRMQGQIDTDLTDLGRWQAKEAARELVSHKAIGLISSDLRRAYDTAQALSEHSGLEVVREPRLRETHLGDWQGMGDIEVDSLYPGARLEWRMDATFTPPGGESKLEVGARALPVVQELFDDRQDWPGATMILVAHGGLIAALTAALLDLPPRNWPALGGLANASWVQLSSHGPSLEKPGWRLDVWNAAAKVAPDVI